In Equus asinus isolate D_3611 breed Donkey chromosome 13, EquAss-T2T_v2, whole genome shotgun sequence, one DNA window encodes the following:
- the UBTF gene encoding nucleolar transcription factor 1 isoform X3 yields MEAGVGGRFLCGDWRRRIRPGRALQSLASFQPALAGSSPARPHPQPSRRLRRVRWLSPRVARPARPRRWLDGWRMNGEADCPTDLEMAAPKGQDRWSQEDMLTLLECMKNNLPSNDSSKFKTTESHMDWEKVAFKDFSGDMCKLKWVEISNEVRKFRTLTELILDAQEHVKNPYKGKKLKKHPDFPKKPLTPYFRFFMEKRAKYAKLHPEMSNLDLTKILSKKYKELPEKKKMKYIQDFQREKQEFERNLARFREDHPDLIQNAKKSDIPEKPKTPQQLWYTHEKKVYLKVRPDATTKEVKDSLGKQWSQLSDKKRLKWIHKALEQRKEYEEIMRDYIQKHPELNISEEGITKSTLTKAERQLKDKFDGRPTKPPPNSYSLYCAELMANMKDVPSTERMVLCSQQWKLLSQKEKDAYHKKCDQKKKDYEVELLRFLESLPEEEQQRVLGEEKMLNINKKQATSPASKKPSQEGGKGGSEKPKRPVSAMFIFSEEKRRQLQEERPELSESELTRLLARMWNDLSEKKKAKYKAREAALKAQSERKPGGEREERGKLPESPKRAEEIWQQSVIGDYLARFKNDRVKALKAMEMTWNNMEKKEKLMWIKKAAEDQKRYERELSEMRAPPAAANSSKKMKFQGEPKKPPMNGYQKFSQELLSNGELNHLPLKERMVEIGSRWQRISQSQKEHYKKLAEEQQKQYKVHLDLWVKSLSPQDRAAYKEYISNKRKSMTKLRGPNPKSSRTTLQSKSESEEDDEEDEDDEDEDEEEEDDENGDSSEDGGDSSESSSEDESEDGDENEEDDEDEDDDEDDDEDEDNESEGSSSSSSSSGDSSDSDSN; encoded by the exons ATGGAGGCGGGGGTAGGAGGACGATTTCTCTGCGGGGACTGGCGGCGGCGTATACGCCCGGGTCGGGCGCTGCAGAGCTTGGCTAGCTTTCAACCCGCGCTCGCCGGCTCCAGCCCCGcgcgcccccacccccagccctcccggCGGCTCCGCAG GGTGAGGTGGCTTTCACCCCGGGTTGCCCGGCCAGCACGACCGAGGAGGTGGCTGGACGGCTGGAGAATGAACGGAGAAGCCGACTGCCCCACAGACCTGGAAATGGCCGCCCCCAAAGGCCAAG ACCGCTGGTCCCAGGAAGACATGCTGACTTTGCTGGAATGCATGAAGAACAACCTTCCATCCAATGACAGCTCCAAGTTCAAAACCACCGAGTCACATATGGACTGGGAAAAAGTAgcatttaaagacttttctggaGACATGTGCAAGCTCAAATGGGTGGAGATTTCTAATGAG GTGAGGAAGTTCCGTACGTTGACAGAATTGATCCTCGATGCTCAGGAACATGTGAAAAACCCTTACAAAGGCAAAAAGCTCAAG AAACATCCGGACTTCCCAAAGAAGCCCCTGACCCCTTATTTCCGCTTCTTCATGGAGAAGCGGGCAAAGTACGCAAAACTCCACCCTGAGATGAGCAACCTGGACCTGACCAAGATTCTGTCCAAGAAATACAAGGAGCTGCCGGAGAAGAagaag atGAAATATATTCAGGACTTCCAGAGGGAGAAACAGGAGTTCGAGCGAAACCTGGCCCGATTCAG GGAGGATCACCCTGACCTAATCCAGAATGCCAAGAAGTCGGACATCCCTGAGAAGCCCAAAACCCCCCAGCAGCTGTGGTACACCCATGAGAAGAAGGTGTATCTCAAAGTACGGCCAGAT GCCACTacgaaggaggtgaaggactccCTGGGGAAGCAGTGGTCTCAGCTCTCGGACAAAAAGAGGCTGAAATGGATTCATAAGGCCCTGGAGCAGCGGAAGGAGTACGAG GAGATTATGCGAGACTATATCCAGAAGCACCCCGAGTTGAACATCAGTGAGGAGGGCATCACCAAGTCCACCCTCACCAAGGCCGAACGCCAGCTCAAGGACAAGTTTGATGGGCGACCCACCAAGCCACCTCC GAACAGCTACTCGCTGTACTGCGCAGAGCTGATGGCCAATATGAAGGACGTGCCCAGCACGGAACGCATGGTGCTATGCAGCCAGCAGTGGAAGCTGCtctcccagaaggagaaggatgCCTACCACAAGAAGTGCGACCAG aaaaagaaagattacgAGGTGGAACTGCTCCGTTTTCTGGAG AGCCTGCCTGAGGAGGAGCAGCAGCGGgtcctgggggaggagaagaTGTTGAACATCAACAAGAAGCAAGCTACCAGCCCAGCCTCCAAGAAGCCCTCCCAGGAAGGGGGCAAG GGCGGCTCCGAGAAGCCCAAGCGACCCGTGTCGGCCATGTTCATCTTCTCAGAAGAGAAGCGGCGGCAGTTGCAGGAGGAACGGCCGGAGCTCTCGGAGAGTGAGCTGACTCGCCTGCTGGCCCGCATGTGGAACGACTTGTCGGAGAAGAAGAAG GCCAAGTACAAGGCCCGGGAGGCTGCGCTGAAGGCCCAGTCGGAGAGGAAGCCGGGTGGGGAGCGCGAGGAGCGGGGCAAGCTGCCCGAGTCGCCCAAGAGAGCCGAGGAGATCTGGCAACAGAGCGTCATCGGCGACTACCTGGCCCGCTTCAAG AACGACCGGGTGAAGGCCTTGAAAGCCATGGAGATGACCTGGAACAAcatggagaagaaggagaaactgaTGTGGATTAAGAAGGCCGCTGAAGACCAAAAGCGATATGAG AGAGAGCTGAGTGAGATGCGGGCACCCCCGGCTGCTGCAAACTCGTCCAAGAAGATGAAGTTCCAGGGAGAACCCAAGAAGCCTCCCAT GAACGGTTACCAGAAGTTCTCCCAGGAGCTGCTGTCCAATGGGGAGCTGAATCACTTGCCGCTAAAGGAACGCATGGTGGAGATTGGCAGCCGCTGGCAGCGCATCTCCCAGAGCCAGAAGGAGCACTACAAAAAGCTGGCCGAGGAGCAGCAGAAGCAGTACAAAGTACACCTGGACCTCTGGGTCAAG AGTCTGTCTCCCCAGGACCGCGCAGCATATAAAGAGTACATCTCCAAT AAACGTAAGAGCATGACCAAGCTGCGAGGCCCGAACCCCAAGTCCAGCCGGACTACCCTGCAGTCCAAGTCG GAGTCTGAGGAAGATGACGAAGAGGATGAGGATGATGAGGATGAAGacgaagaggaggaagatgatgagAACGGGGACTCCTCCGAGGATGGTGGGGACTCCTCCGAGTCCAGCAGCGAGGATGAGAGCGAGGATGGGGATGAG AACGAGGAGGATGACGAGGATGAAGACGACGACGAGGATGACGATGAGGATGAGGACAATGAGTCCGAGGGCAGCAGCTCCAGCTCCTCTTCCTCGGGGGACTCCTCGGACTCTGACTCCAACTGA
- the UBTF gene encoding nucleolar transcription factor 1 isoform X4, protein MEAGVGGRFLCGDWRRRIRPGRALQSLASFQPALAGSSPARPHPQPSRRLRRVRWLSPRVARPARPRRWLDGWRMNGEADCPTDLEMAAPKGQDRWSQEDMLTLLECMKNNLPSNDSSKFKTTESHMDWEKVAFKDFSGDMCKLKWVEISNEVRKFRTLTELILDAQEHVKNPYKGKKLKKHPDFPKKPLTPYFRFFMEKRAKYAKLHPEMSNLDLTKILSKKYKELPEKKKMKYIQDFQREKQEFERNLARFREDHPDLIQNAKKSDIPEKPKTPQQLWYTHEKKVYLKVRPDEIMRDYIQKHPELNISEEGITKSTLTKAERQLKDKFDGRPTKPPPNSYSLYCAELMANMKDVPSTERMVLCSQQWKLLSQKEKDAYHKKCDQKKKDYEVELLRFLESLPEEEQQRVLGEEKMLNINKKQATSPASKKPSQEGGKGGSEKPKRPVSAMFIFSEEKRRQLQEERPELSESELTRLLARMWNDLSEKKKAKYKAREAALKAQSERKPGGEREERGKLPESPKRAEEIWQQSVIGDYLARFKNDRVKALKAMEMTWNNMEKKEKLMWIKKAAEDQKRYERELSEMRAPPAAANSSKKMKFQGEPKKPPMNGYQKFSQELLSNGELNHLPLKERMVEIGSRWQRISQSQKEHYKKLAEEQQKQYKVHLDLWVKSLSPQDRAAYKEYISNKRKSMTKLRGPNPKSSRTTLQSKSESEEDDEEDEDDEDEDEEEEDDENGDSSEDGGDSSESSSEDESEDGDENEEDDEDEDDDEDDDEDEDNESEGSSSSSSSSGDSSDSDSN, encoded by the exons ATGGAGGCGGGGGTAGGAGGACGATTTCTCTGCGGGGACTGGCGGCGGCGTATACGCCCGGGTCGGGCGCTGCAGAGCTTGGCTAGCTTTCAACCCGCGCTCGCCGGCTCCAGCCCCGcgcgcccccacccccagccctcccggCGGCTCCGCAG GGTGAGGTGGCTTTCACCCCGGGTTGCCCGGCCAGCACGACCGAGGAGGTGGCTGGACGGCTGGAGAATGAACGGAGAAGCCGACTGCCCCACAGACCTGGAAATGGCCGCCCCCAAAGGCCAAG ACCGCTGGTCCCAGGAAGACATGCTGACTTTGCTGGAATGCATGAAGAACAACCTTCCATCCAATGACAGCTCCAAGTTCAAAACCACCGAGTCACATATGGACTGGGAAAAAGTAgcatttaaagacttttctggaGACATGTGCAAGCTCAAATGGGTGGAGATTTCTAATGAG GTGAGGAAGTTCCGTACGTTGACAGAATTGATCCTCGATGCTCAGGAACATGTGAAAAACCCTTACAAAGGCAAAAAGCTCAAG AAACATCCGGACTTCCCAAAGAAGCCCCTGACCCCTTATTTCCGCTTCTTCATGGAGAAGCGGGCAAAGTACGCAAAACTCCACCCTGAGATGAGCAACCTGGACCTGACCAAGATTCTGTCCAAGAAATACAAGGAGCTGCCGGAGAAGAagaag atGAAATATATTCAGGACTTCCAGAGGGAGAAACAGGAGTTCGAGCGAAACCTGGCCCGATTCAG GGAGGATCACCCTGACCTAATCCAGAATGCCAAGAAGTCGGACATCCCTGAGAAGCCCAAAACCCCCCAGCAGCTGTGGTACACCCATGAGAAGAAGGTGTATCTCAAAGTACGGCCAGAT GAGATTATGCGAGACTATATCCAGAAGCACCCCGAGTTGAACATCAGTGAGGAGGGCATCACCAAGTCCACCCTCACCAAGGCCGAACGCCAGCTCAAGGACAAGTTTGATGGGCGACCCACCAAGCCACCTCC GAACAGCTACTCGCTGTACTGCGCAGAGCTGATGGCCAATATGAAGGACGTGCCCAGCACGGAACGCATGGTGCTATGCAGCCAGCAGTGGAAGCTGCtctcccagaaggagaaggatgCCTACCACAAGAAGTGCGACCAG aaaaagaaagattacgAGGTGGAACTGCTCCGTTTTCTGGAG AGCCTGCCTGAGGAGGAGCAGCAGCGGgtcctgggggaggagaagaTGTTGAACATCAACAAGAAGCAAGCTACCAGCCCAGCCTCCAAGAAGCCCTCCCAGGAAGGGGGCAAG GGCGGCTCCGAGAAGCCCAAGCGACCCGTGTCGGCCATGTTCATCTTCTCAGAAGAGAAGCGGCGGCAGTTGCAGGAGGAACGGCCGGAGCTCTCGGAGAGTGAGCTGACTCGCCTGCTGGCCCGCATGTGGAACGACTTGTCGGAGAAGAAGAAG GCCAAGTACAAGGCCCGGGAGGCTGCGCTGAAGGCCCAGTCGGAGAGGAAGCCGGGTGGGGAGCGCGAGGAGCGGGGCAAGCTGCCCGAGTCGCCCAAGAGAGCCGAGGAGATCTGGCAACAGAGCGTCATCGGCGACTACCTGGCCCGCTTCAAG AACGACCGGGTGAAGGCCTTGAAAGCCATGGAGATGACCTGGAACAAcatggagaagaaggagaaactgaTGTGGATTAAGAAGGCCGCTGAAGACCAAAAGCGATATGAG AGAGAGCTGAGTGAGATGCGGGCACCCCCGGCTGCTGCAAACTCGTCCAAGAAGATGAAGTTCCAGGGAGAACCCAAGAAGCCTCCCAT GAACGGTTACCAGAAGTTCTCCCAGGAGCTGCTGTCCAATGGGGAGCTGAATCACTTGCCGCTAAAGGAACGCATGGTGGAGATTGGCAGCCGCTGGCAGCGCATCTCCCAGAGCCAGAAGGAGCACTACAAAAAGCTGGCCGAGGAGCAGCAGAAGCAGTACAAAGTACACCTGGACCTCTGGGTCAAG AGTCTGTCTCCCCAGGACCGCGCAGCATATAAAGAGTACATCTCCAAT AAACGTAAGAGCATGACCAAGCTGCGAGGCCCGAACCCCAAGTCCAGCCGGACTACCCTGCAGTCCAAGTCG GAGTCTGAGGAAGATGACGAAGAGGATGAGGATGATGAGGATGAAGacgaagaggaggaagatgatgagAACGGGGACTCCTCCGAGGATGGTGGGGACTCCTCCGAGTCCAGCAGCGAGGATGAGAGCGAGGATGGGGATGAG AACGAGGAGGATGACGAGGATGAAGACGACGACGAGGATGACGATGAGGATGAGGACAATGAGTCCGAGGGCAGCAGCTCCAGCTCCTCTTCCTCGGGGGACTCCTCGGACTCTGACTCCAACTGA
- the UBTF gene encoding nucleolar transcription factor 1 isoform X2, producing the protein MNGEADCPTDLEMAAPKGQDRWSQEDMLTLLECMKNNLPSNDSSKFKTTESHMDWEKVAFKDFSGDMCKLKWVEISNEVRKFRTLTELILDAQEHVKNPYKGKKLKKHPDFPKKPLTPYFRFFMEKRAKYAKLHPEMSNLDLTKILSKKYKELPEKKKMKYIQDFQREKQEFERNLARFREDHPDLIQNAKKSDIPEKPKTPQQLWYTHEKKVYLKVRPDEIMRDYIQKHPELNISEEGITKSTLTKAERQLKDKFDGRPTKPPPNSYSLYCAELMANMKDVPSTERMVLCSQQWKLLSQKEKDAYHKKCDQKKKDYEVELLRFLESLPEEEQQRVLGEEKMLNINKKQATSPASKKPSQEGGKGGSEKPKRPVSAMFIFSEEKRRQLQEERPELSESELTRLLARMWNDLSEKKKAKYKAREAALKAQSERKPGGEREERGKLPESPKRAEEIWQQSVIGDYLARFKNDRVKALKAMEMTWNNMEKKEKLMWIKKAAEDQKRYERELSEMRAPPAAANSSKKMKFQGEPKKPPMNGYQKFSQELLSNGELNHLPLKERMVEIGSRWQRISQSQKEHYKKLAEEQQKQYKVHLDLWVKSLSPQDRAAYKEYISNKRKSMTKLRGPNPKSSRTTLQSKSESEEDDEEDEDDEDEDEEEEDDENGDSSEDGGDSSESSSEDESEDGDENEEDDEDEDDDEDDDEDEDNESEGSSSSSSSSGDSSDSDSN; encoded by the exons ATGAACGGAGAAGCCGACTGCCCCACAGACCTGGAAATGGCCGCCCCCAAAGGCCAAG ACCGCTGGTCCCAGGAAGACATGCTGACTTTGCTGGAATGCATGAAGAACAACCTTCCATCCAATGACAGCTCCAAGTTCAAAACCACCGAGTCACATATGGACTGGGAAAAAGTAgcatttaaagacttttctggaGACATGTGCAAGCTCAAATGGGTGGAGATTTCTAATGAG GTGAGGAAGTTCCGTACGTTGACAGAATTGATCCTCGATGCTCAGGAACATGTGAAAAACCCTTACAAAGGCAAAAAGCTCAAG AAACATCCGGACTTCCCAAAGAAGCCCCTGACCCCTTATTTCCGCTTCTTCATGGAGAAGCGGGCAAAGTACGCAAAACTCCACCCTGAGATGAGCAACCTGGACCTGACCAAGATTCTGTCCAAGAAATACAAGGAGCTGCCGGAGAAGAagaag atGAAATATATTCAGGACTTCCAGAGGGAGAAACAGGAGTTCGAGCGAAACCTGGCCCGATTCAG GGAGGATCACCCTGACCTAATCCAGAATGCCAAGAAGTCGGACATCCCTGAGAAGCCCAAAACCCCCCAGCAGCTGTGGTACACCCATGAGAAGAAGGTGTATCTCAAAGTACGGCCAGAT GAGATTATGCGAGACTATATCCAGAAGCACCCCGAGTTGAACATCAGTGAGGAGGGCATCACCAAGTCCACCCTCACCAAGGCCGAACGCCAGCTCAAGGACAAGTTTGATGGGCGACCCACCAAGCCACCTCC GAACAGCTACTCGCTGTACTGCGCAGAGCTGATGGCCAATATGAAGGACGTGCCCAGCACGGAACGCATGGTGCTATGCAGCCAGCAGTGGAAGCTGCtctcccagaaggagaaggatgCCTACCACAAGAAGTGCGACCAG aaaaagaaagattacgAGGTGGAACTGCTCCGTTTTCTGGAG AGCCTGCCTGAGGAGGAGCAGCAGCGGgtcctgggggaggagaagaTGTTGAACATCAACAAGAAGCAAGCTACCAGCCCAGCCTCCAAGAAGCCCTCCCAGGAAGGGGGCAAG GGCGGCTCCGAGAAGCCCAAGCGACCCGTGTCGGCCATGTTCATCTTCTCAGAAGAGAAGCGGCGGCAGTTGCAGGAGGAACGGCCGGAGCTCTCGGAGAGTGAGCTGACTCGCCTGCTGGCCCGCATGTGGAACGACTTGTCGGAGAAGAAGAAG GCCAAGTACAAGGCCCGGGAGGCTGCGCTGAAGGCCCAGTCGGAGAGGAAGCCGGGTGGGGAGCGCGAGGAGCGGGGCAAGCTGCCCGAGTCGCCCAAGAGAGCCGAGGAGATCTGGCAACAGAGCGTCATCGGCGACTACCTGGCCCGCTTCAAG AACGACCGGGTGAAGGCCTTGAAAGCCATGGAGATGACCTGGAACAAcatggagaagaaggagaaactgaTGTGGATTAAGAAGGCCGCTGAAGACCAAAAGCGATATGAG AGAGAGCTGAGTGAGATGCGGGCACCCCCGGCTGCTGCAAACTCGTCCAAGAAGATGAAGTTCCAGGGAGAACCCAAGAAGCCTCCCAT GAACGGTTACCAGAAGTTCTCCCAGGAGCTGCTGTCCAATGGGGAGCTGAATCACTTGCCGCTAAAGGAACGCATGGTGGAGATTGGCAGCCGCTGGCAGCGCATCTCCCAGAGCCAGAAGGAGCACTACAAAAAGCTGGCCGAGGAGCAGCAGAAGCAGTACAAAGTACACCTGGACCTCTGGGTCAAG AGTCTGTCTCCCCAGGACCGCGCAGCATATAAAGAGTACATCTCCAAT AAACGTAAGAGCATGACCAAGCTGCGAGGCCCGAACCCCAAGTCCAGCCGGACTACCCTGCAGTCCAAGTCG GAGTCTGAGGAAGATGACGAAGAGGATGAGGATGATGAGGATGAAGacgaagaggaggaagatgatgagAACGGGGACTCCTCCGAGGATGGTGGGGACTCCTCCGAGTCCAGCAGCGAGGATGAGAGCGAGGATGGGGATGAG AACGAGGAGGATGACGAGGATGAAGACGACGACGAGGATGACGATGAGGATGAGGACAATGAGTCCGAGGGCAGCAGCTCCAGCTCCTCTTCCTCGGGGGACTCCTCGGACTCTGACTCCAACTGA
- the UBTF gene encoding nucleolar transcription factor 1 isoform X1: MNGEADCPTDLEMAAPKGQDRWSQEDMLTLLECMKNNLPSNDSSKFKTTESHMDWEKVAFKDFSGDMCKLKWVEISNEVRKFRTLTELILDAQEHVKNPYKGKKLKKHPDFPKKPLTPYFRFFMEKRAKYAKLHPEMSNLDLTKILSKKYKELPEKKKMKYIQDFQREKQEFERNLARFREDHPDLIQNAKKSDIPEKPKTPQQLWYTHEKKVYLKVRPDATTKEVKDSLGKQWSQLSDKKRLKWIHKALEQRKEYEEIMRDYIQKHPELNISEEGITKSTLTKAERQLKDKFDGRPTKPPPNSYSLYCAELMANMKDVPSTERMVLCSQQWKLLSQKEKDAYHKKCDQKKKDYEVELLRFLESLPEEEQQRVLGEEKMLNINKKQATSPASKKPSQEGGKGGSEKPKRPVSAMFIFSEEKRRQLQEERPELSESELTRLLARMWNDLSEKKKAKYKAREAALKAQSERKPGGEREERGKLPESPKRAEEIWQQSVIGDYLARFKNDRVKALKAMEMTWNNMEKKEKLMWIKKAAEDQKRYERELSEMRAPPAAANSSKKMKFQGEPKKPPMNGYQKFSQELLSNGELNHLPLKERMVEIGSRWQRISQSQKEHYKKLAEEQQKQYKVHLDLWVKSLSPQDRAAYKEYISNKRKSMTKLRGPNPKSSRTTLQSKSESEEDDEEDEDDEDEDEEEEDDENGDSSEDGGDSSESSSEDESEDGDENEEDDEDEDDDEDDDEDEDNESEGSSSSSSSSGDSSDSDSN; encoded by the exons ATGAACGGAGAAGCCGACTGCCCCACAGACCTGGAAATGGCCGCCCCCAAAGGCCAAG ACCGCTGGTCCCAGGAAGACATGCTGACTTTGCTGGAATGCATGAAGAACAACCTTCCATCCAATGACAGCTCCAAGTTCAAAACCACCGAGTCACATATGGACTGGGAAAAAGTAgcatttaaagacttttctggaGACATGTGCAAGCTCAAATGGGTGGAGATTTCTAATGAG GTGAGGAAGTTCCGTACGTTGACAGAATTGATCCTCGATGCTCAGGAACATGTGAAAAACCCTTACAAAGGCAAAAAGCTCAAG AAACATCCGGACTTCCCAAAGAAGCCCCTGACCCCTTATTTCCGCTTCTTCATGGAGAAGCGGGCAAAGTACGCAAAACTCCACCCTGAGATGAGCAACCTGGACCTGACCAAGATTCTGTCCAAGAAATACAAGGAGCTGCCGGAGAAGAagaag atGAAATATATTCAGGACTTCCAGAGGGAGAAACAGGAGTTCGAGCGAAACCTGGCCCGATTCAG GGAGGATCACCCTGACCTAATCCAGAATGCCAAGAAGTCGGACATCCCTGAGAAGCCCAAAACCCCCCAGCAGCTGTGGTACACCCATGAGAAGAAGGTGTATCTCAAAGTACGGCCAGAT GCCACTacgaaggaggtgaaggactccCTGGGGAAGCAGTGGTCTCAGCTCTCGGACAAAAAGAGGCTGAAATGGATTCATAAGGCCCTGGAGCAGCGGAAGGAGTACGAG GAGATTATGCGAGACTATATCCAGAAGCACCCCGAGTTGAACATCAGTGAGGAGGGCATCACCAAGTCCACCCTCACCAAGGCCGAACGCCAGCTCAAGGACAAGTTTGATGGGCGACCCACCAAGCCACCTCC GAACAGCTACTCGCTGTACTGCGCAGAGCTGATGGCCAATATGAAGGACGTGCCCAGCACGGAACGCATGGTGCTATGCAGCCAGCAGTGGAAGCTGCtctcccagaaggagaaggatgCCTACCACAAGAAGTGCGACCAG aaaaagaaagattacgAGGTGGAACTGCTCCGTTTTCTGGAG AGCCTGCCTGAGGAGGAGCAGCAGCGGgtcctgggggaggagaagaTGTTGAACATCAACAAGAAGCAAGCTACCAGCCCAGCCTCCAAGAAGCCCTCCCAGGAAGGGGGCAAG GGCGGCTCCGAGAAGCCCAAGCGACCCGTGTCGGCCATGTTCATCTTCTCAGAAGAGAAGCGGCGGCAGTTGCAGGAGGAACGGCCGGAGCTCTCGGAGAGTGAGCTGACTCGCCTGCTGGCCCGCATGTGGAACGACTTGTCGGAGAAGAAGAAG GCCAAGTACAAGGCCCGGGAGGCTGCGCTGAAGGCCCAGTCGGAGAGGAAGCCGGGTGGGGAGCGCGAGGAGCGGGGCAAGCTGCCCGAGTCGCCCAAGAGAGCCGAGGAGATCTGGCAACAGAGCGTCATCGGCGACTACCTGGCCCGCTTCAAG AACGACCGGGTGAAGGCCTTGAAAGCCATGGAGATGACCTGGAACAAcatggagaagaaggagaaactgaTGTGGATTAAGAAGGCCGCTGAAGACCAAAAGCGATATGAG AGAGAGCTGAGTGAGATGCGGGCACCCCCGGCTGCTGCAAACTCGTCCAAGAAGATGAAGTTCCAGGGAGAACCCAAGAAGCCTCCCAT GAACGGTTACCAGAAGTTCTCCCAGGAGCTGCTGTCCAATGGGGAGCTGAATCACTTGCCGCTAAAGGAACGCATGGTGGAGATTGGCAGCCGCTGGCAGCGCATCTCCCAGAGCCAGAAGGAGCACTACAAAAAGCTGGCCGAGGAGCAGCAGAAGCAGTACAAAGTACACCTGGACCTCTGGGTCAAG AGTCTGTCTCCCCAGGACCGCGCAGCATATAAAGAGTACATCTCCAAT AAACGTAAGAGCATGACCAAGCTGCGAGGCCCGAACCCCAAGTCCAGCCGGACTACCCTGCAGTCCAAGTCG GAGTCTGAGGAAGATGACGAAGAGGATGAGGATGATGAGGATGAAGacgaagaggaggaagatgatgagAACGGGGACTCCTCCGAGGATGGTGGGGACTCCTCCGAGTCCAGCAGCGAGGATGAGAGCGAGGATGGGGATGAG AACGAGGAGGATGACGAGGATGAAGACGACGACGAGGATGACGATGAGGATGAGGACAATGAGTCCGAGGGCAGCAGCTCCAGCTCCTCTTCCTCGGGGGACTCCTCGGACTCTGACTCCAACTGA